Part of the Nitrospinota bacterium genome, TTTATCATTGCAGCAGGAAGGAAATTCTAGATAAATGTTTTTTAGCCTCCTGTTTGAGATATTTCTCTGTTTATTTCAATTATATTTCCGTTTACCCAATTGGAATTGAAATACAATGGTTCTAAGTCAACAATTCAGATATCAAAACCGATAAACAATTCTAAAAACTATTGTATTGCTCTTAACCCACTTTTTCTAAAATAATTGTCTTCTAAAATAATTGTCAAACAAAAAAGGAGGAATTTTAAATAATGAAAGATAATGTTTATGTTCATATGCCCTTTCAGGTTTTAAGAGAGAATATCGATTTGATCATTAAAAATCAATTAAATGTTGAGATACATTTTTCGAGCTATTACTTTGATGATTACCCTTTTAAAAAGATTATAGAGATTCAAAGGATTCTTGAGGAAAATGGCGTTCAGATCTGCTTTCATGCTCCATATATGGATTTAAGCCCGGGCGGTATGGATAAGTTAGTAAGAGATATTACTTTAAAGAGGATGCAACAACTTTTAAAATTAGCAGAGGTGTTTAAACCCTCCGTTATTATTGTTCATCCTGGATATGATGATTGGAGATATAATAAGCATTTTGAGGATTGGCTAGAGAATAGTATTGGAACATGGCAAAAAATGTTAGATTCATATTCTCATCTTGGCTCGATTATTGCACTAGAAAATGTATTTGAAAAAATACCAGATACTCTATTAAGATTAATTGACTCTATAAATTCGCCTAAATTTAGATACTGTTTGGATACTGGGCATTTTAATTTGTTTTCTCAAATTCCTTTGAAAGAATGGTTTGGGAGAGTAAGTCCATATATAGTAGAAGTGCACCTTCATGATAATTTTGGAGAGGATGATGAACATTTAGCCATAGGCGAGGGTAATTTCGATTTTCCATTATTATTTCATTTATTAGAAATTAATGAATTAAAACCATTATTGACCATTGAGGGAAGAGATAAAGATGAGATTATGAAAAGTCTGAAATTTTTAAATACACTTTAAAACATTAAATAGGGAGTTATTAAGTAAGAGATCTATAAAACTTTTCTTTTTAAGAATATAAAAGCTTTTGTTATAATAATTAATATTAATAAAAACCTTTTTTAGGAAACAGCGCTTTGAAGAAAAAAGGAATTATAATTTTTTCTCTATTTATTATAATTCTTTTTAGCTGCGCAACCGATAATAATAAAAAGACAATAAGTAGAGAGTTTGCTCAAAAAAACTATCATAGGGGGATGTATTATTTAGAAAGAGGTTTTATATATTCAGCAGAGAATGAGTTTTTAACAGCTGTTAGACTTGATCCTAACAATCCTAAAATTTATTTAGCATTGGGACGAACATATCATCTTCAGACAAGGCTAGATTTATCAGAGGCTCTATTTGAGGAGGCTTTAAAGATTGATCCAAATTTTATTGAAGCTCGTTTTTATCTTGGGAGTCTCTATTTAGATATGAAAGAATGGAACAAGGCTTTAAAAGAGTTTAATATTGCAAAAAAAGATGAGGATTTTATTTATCGTCCCTCTGTTTATAATAACCTAGGATTAGTTTATATGAGATTGGGAGAGAAGAAAAAGGCTTTTGAGGCATTTAAAAAGGTTATTGAACTGGTTCCTAATAGCAAATTAGCTGATTCTTCAAGAAAATATTTAGAAAAGGAAAATTGAATCTAGTGAAACCCTCTTATAAAAAATTAAAACGGCATCATTATCTAATAATTTTAAAAAATTAATTATCACTAAGGTATGTTTTTAACAGATAAAATTTTTAAAATACGCAGTTCAGAAAATACATTGGGCATTATTGGTTATCCTATCAGCCATTCTCTTTCTCCTTTAATGCACAATACCGCGATCAGATCTTTATCTTTAGAATACCATTACTATCCCTTTCAAATAAGACCAGAAGAGCTTTCAAATGCTGTGAATGATATAAGAAACCTCGGAATAAAAGGAATAAACGTAACTATCCCGCATAAAGAGCCTATCATAGACCTATTAGATGACATAAAT contains:
- a CDS encoding sugar phosphate isomerase/epimerase family protein → MKDNVYVHMPFQVLRENIDLIIKNQLNVEIHFSSYYFDDYPFKKIIEIQRILEENGVQICFHAPYMDLSPGGMDKLVRDITLKRMQQLLKLAEVFKPSVIIVHPGYDDWRYNKHFEDWLENSIGTWQKMLDSYSHLGSIIALENVFEKIPDTLLRLIDSINSPKFRYCLDTGHFNLFSQIPLKEWFGRVSPYIVEVHLHDNFGEDDEHLAIGEGNFDFPLLFHLLEINELKPLLTIEGRDKDEIMKSLKFLNTL
- a CDS encoding tetratricopeptide repeat protein codes for the protein MYYLERGFIYSAENEFLTAVRLDPNNPKIYLALGRTYHLQTRLDLSEALFEEALKIDPNFIEARFYLGSLYLDMKEWNKALKEFNIAKKDEDFIYRPSVYNNLGLVYMRLGEKKKAFEAFKKVIELVPNSKLADSSRKYLEKEN